In Beutenbergia cavernae DSM 12333, the DNA window CGCGCACGGTCGTCCCGGTCAGCGAGAGCGCCGGGGAGAGAGCGTGCGTGAGGTACTGCATCGGGGGGTAGCCCTGCCAGTACCGCGGGAAGCCGTCGAGGTTCTGGATGTGCACACCGTGGTAGAGCGTGAGATCGCCGAGCTCCCCGGCGGCGAGCATCCGCTGCGTGGCGCGGAACTGCCACTGGTAGACCGACGTCTCCATCATCATGTAGCGCCGGCCGGAGGCGACCTGGACACGGACGATCTCGTCGATATCGTCGAGCTCCGTGGCCATCGGCACGGCGCAGGCGACGTGCTTGCCCGCCGTCAGCGCGGCGACCGTGTACCCGGCATGGAACGACACCGGCGCGAGCACGTGCACCGCGTCCCAGGTGGGGTCGTCCAGCACGTCCTCGTAGCGCGTGTACCGGTCCTCGATGCCGAACACGCGGCCGGCGCGGTCGAGCCGGGCAGGATCGAGATCGACGACGCCGACCCGTCCCACGTCGGGGTGCGCCTGGTAGAGCGGCACGAAGTCGCCGCCGAACCCCAGTCCGACGACGGCGATGCTCAGCCCGGCGCTCACGGGAGGCTCACCTCGACCTCGTCACCGAAGACCATCGTCGCGCCGCCGGTGGCGAACACGGCGACGTCGTCAGCGGCGGCCCGCCCCTCCGGCGAGGCCAGGGCCGCCGTCAGCGCGTCTCGGGACTCCGCGTACAGGTCAGCGATCAGGTACGCGTCGGGGAGCGGTCCGTCCGTCCGATCGGCGCGCGTCAACGTCCACCGGGTGAGCCCGGGGATCTTGCTGGCCAACGGGATGTGCACCCGCTCGTAGTAGTCGTCGAACGCCTGCGGATCGTCCGGTGCGCCGTAGACGACGCTCACGCGATACATGTCGTCGGACTCCTCTCTCGGTCAGGCCCGCTCGGCGGCGAGCCGGAGCCGGGTGAACGAGCTCATGTGGTCGACCATCGCGACCTCGGTCGGCAGGCGCTCCATGCTCGAGGCGCCCAGGAACCCGTGGACGCCGGGGACCTGCTGGATGACGAACGTGGCGTCGTCGGGCGCGGCGATCGGGCCGCCGTGGCACAGGACGATCGCGGAGGAGCGGACGCCGACGATCGCCTTGCGCAGGATCGCGACCCGCTCGGCGGCGTCCTCGAGCGTGAACGCCGTCCGGGCGCCGATCATCCCGGACGTCGTGAGCCCCATGTGCGGAACGAGGATGTCCGCCCCGGCCTCGGTCATCGCGACGGCCTCGTCCTCGTTCGCCACGTAGGCCATCGTCGCGAGGCCGCGCTCCCGAGCGGCCGCGATCATGTCGACCTCCTTGTCGAACCCGAGGCCGGTCTCCTCGAGGTTCGCCCGGATCATCCCGTCGAACAGGCACACCGTCGGATAGTTCTGGACGCCGGTGAACCCGGCCCGCACGACGTCGTCGAGGAACCGCGGGATCGAACGGAACGGGTCGGTGCCGCACACGCCGGCGAACACGGGGATCCGGTCGACGACGGGGAGGACCTCGTCCGCCATCTCCATGACGATGGCGTT includes these proteins:
- a CDS encoding phosphoenolpyruvate hydrolase family protein — its product is MSDRRTELLDRLNAKIAAGDAIIGGGAGTGLSAKCAEAAGLDLIVIYNSGRYRMAGRSSMAGLMPYGDANAIVMEMADEVLPVVDRIPVFAGVCGTDPFRSIPRFLDDVVRAGFTGVQNYPTVCLFDGMIRANLEETGLGFDKEVDMIAAARERGLATMAYVANEDEAVAMTEAGADILVPHMGLTTSGMIGARTAFTLEDAAERVAILRKAIVGVRSSAIVLCHGGPIAAPDDATFVIQQVPGVHGFLGASSMERLPTEVAMVDHMSSFTRLRLAAERA
- a CDS encoding Gfo/Idh/MocA family protein, which encodes MSAGLSIAVVGLGFGGDFVPLYQAHPDVGRVGVVDLDPARLDRAGRVFGIEDRYTRYEDVLDDPTWDAVHVLAPVSFHAGYTVAALTAGKHVACAVPMATELDDIDEIVRVQVASGRRYMMMETSVYQWQFRATQRMLAAGELGDLTLYHGVHIQNLDGFPRYWQGYPPMQYLTHALSPALSLTGTTVRDVVAYGTGRLSPDRVGESGNPFPTEVGLFRLHGHDLVPEVTMSFFQVARPYIEGFSVYGTAAGVEWPLDEHLPPRRYDLLDVPAGHRGRPASTAEVAEERGADLLPASLSPFVAPHEIRPVDGSAPYRLGAGHGGSHPHLVHEFVSAVVADREPAIGTATSAAWTAPGICAHESALRDGERVTVPQYA
- a CDS encoding EthD family reductase, yielding MYRVSVVYGAPDDPQAFDDYYERVHIPLASKIPGLTRWTLTRADRTDGPLPDAYLIADLYAESRDALTAALASPEGRAAADDVAVFATGGATMVFGDEVEVSLP